The Paenibacillus amylolyticus genome contains the following window.
CTCTGATGCCATGTCCTCTCGTCTCCCGGAACGTCCCAAACGCTGTACAAAACTGGATGCACTATACGGTGCACCGAGCTGAACCACACGTTCCAGCTCACCCAGGTCAATCCCCAGTTCAAGCGTGACCGTTGCCGCAGCAACCGCAGGTCCCGATCCAGTACGGAGGGCAGCTTCTGTCTCCTCTCTCAGCATGGCCGAGATACTCCCATGATGCACATGGAACACATCACGTTCCTCTCTGCGAGCCGCGACCCGCCGCATCTCAAGAATGGTGACTTCTGCATCGGTTCGGCTGTTGGTGAAGATCAACGCTTTTTTGCGATGTGTGCTCTCATAGATGAAGTCATAGTACGCTTTGCGTGCGTTATGAAGCTGCTCCGCCTGCTCTTCATCCTGTGCGTCTGGAAAAGAGAAATGTTCCACCCGCAGTCGAAGCTTGCGACCCCCGGGGAAGAGACCACATCCACCCCCTGCTGCGTTCCGGCAGCAAGCCAAGCTGTTGCCGCATCATAGTCACTAAGTGTAGCGGATAAGCCTACTCTTCGCGGTGCACAACCAGCCATACGTTCGATTCTCGCCAGCTCGCTGAGGACTTGAATTCCCCGATCGACTCCCATGAAGGCATGTACCTCATCGATAATGACATACCGCAGATCATGAAACAGCGCCGGAATTGCATTCGGTCGATTCATAAGCAGACCTTCCAGCGATTCTGGCGTGATCTGGAGCACACCGGACGGATTTTTCATCAGCTTTGTTTTCTCCGCCTGAGGTACGTCCCCATGCCAATGCCATACTGGAATATTCCCTTCGGTTAACAGATCCTTGAGACGTTCGAATTGGTCATTAATCAGGGCTTTCAAAGGCCCGATATACAAAATGCCAACCGATTTGGAAGGCCGTTCATGCAGCTCGGTCAATGCAGGAAAAAAGCCGCCTCCGTCTTGCCGGAGGCTGTGCCTGCCGCAATCAGCATATGATGCGGGGTATGAAAACAGATATTGCAGGCCTCAATCTGGGCAGGTCGAAGCGATTCCCATCTTTTTTTATATATAAATTCCTGAACGAATGGCGCCAGCCGATAGAATGGATTCTCATTCATAATTCAAACTCCGCCAGAAAATCATCCAGATCATCCGTATTTGCGGAAGCCTCTGTCCCTTCCCCTGTTTCCTGAGGTTTGGCAGCCCGCTCGCCAAGTAATTGCGTATAAGTCACTTCGGGATTCTGGTGGAGCGTATGCAGTACATCCATAAAGTCCCGTACCACTTCTCGTGTCGTCAGCAATTCATCCGCACCCAGTCGGTTCACCGCCGTTTGCATAAAATCAACCAATTGTTCATCCGTCAGACTTGCGCTGTATCCAAAATGCAGGGCATGAATCTGCCGAAGCTTCTGGAGTAAAATTAGAATCTCTTCATGCGATAACATCGCCAGCTTCAGAATCGGGCCTGTATAATTGGCATACGCTTTGGCTGCATAACGACCATCAATAAGCCTGGAGCGAAGCGCTTCATAGCTGTATAGTCCACGCCGTTCGTCCTCCACAAATTGCGGCGTACCGCCCACGAATATGCCCAGGTGCTCCGCCTTGCCCTGCATCGTATCATTGAACATGGTCAGCAGTTTCTCATAGTTGCTTTGACGGGAGACACTGTTTGTAATTTTGTACAGATTCACCGCCTCATCAATGAACAACAGCAATCCTTTGTAACCAATGCGCGCTGTGAATTCAGACCACAATTTGAAGTAGTCATACCAGTTATCATCGTCAATGATCACGCCGACAGCCAGTTCTTTTTTTGCTTCCGTTTTAGTTGCAAATTCTCCCCTGAGCCAGCGAAGGGCCGCTTGTTTGCGATCCTCATCAGCGAGCTTGTACCCATTCCAGTAGGAGGCCAGTACCTTGGCAAAATCAAAGCCGTGAACCAGATTCTGCATCTCACCCGTCACCGCATAGATTTGCTTCTCAACCTCCAGCGTCAGCGCGGGATCATCCGGGCGCAGGTTCTGACTCTGCATCGTCGATTGTTGCAGCCCTGCGATCCATTTTTGCAAAATCGGCTCTAACGCTCCCCCATCCGGGCGTGTACGTGTAGACAAACGAGTCATCAGTTCGCGGTATGTCGCAAGTCCCTGACCTTTGGTACCGACCAATCGTCGCTCTGGCGACAGATCGGCATCTGACACGACGAAATCACGGTCCATCGCATAGTTACGAATCAT
Protein-coding sequences here:
- a CDS encoding ATP-binding protein: MTELKIPKRLTTALVNSLTAGVVPRIGLEQIAVGRKPEVEAILRDMDNIAEGGAAFKLITGRYGSGKSFLLQMIRNYAMDRDFVVSDADLSPERRLVGTKGQGLATYRELMTRLSTRTRPDGGALEPILQKWIAGLQQSTMQSQNLRPDDPALTLEVEKQIYAVTGEMQNLVHGFDFAKVLASYWNGYKLADEDRKQAALRWLRGEFATKTEAKKELAVGVIIDDDNWYDYFKLWSEFTARIGYKGLLLFIDEAVNLYKITNSVSRQSNYEKLLTMFNDTMQGKAEHLGIFVGGTPQFVEDERRGLYSYEALRSRLIDGRYAAKAYANYTGPILKLAMLSHEEILILLQKLRQIHALHFGYSASLTDEQLVDFMQTAVNRLGADELLTTREVVRDFMDVLHTLHQNPEVTYTQLLGERAAKPQETGEGTEASANTDDLDDFLAEFEL